Proteins from one Halovivax limisalsi genomic window:
- a CDS encoding single-stranded-DNA-specific exonuclease RecJ, whose amino-acid sequence MAGPVPELGSRATACATRLADADRVLLASHIDADGLTSAAVAASALERAAIPFEVVFEKQLDEAAVARIGAADYETVWFTDFGSGQLDVIDASADECGFTPVIADHHQPADVDAEYHCNPLLEGLDGASELSGAGTTYLVARALADEIDRAPATDAMTDGGTVAATARADNRDLAALAVVGAVGDMQASSGQLRGANEAIVAEGVEAGVLETATDLALYGTQTRPLPKLLEYATDVRIPGISNDQSGAVRFLDGLDIDLREDGEWRRWADLDAAEKQTVASALLQRAVSRGVPAEKIDGLVGTSYHLAAESIGTELRDASEFSTLLNATARYERADVGLAVCLGDRDGALERARSLLRSHRRNLSEGIDLVTNEGVTPAENLQWFHAGDRIRETIVGIVAGMALGNAGIDRDRPIVAFAAKRDEADAVKVSARGTHALVRRGLDLGAVLGEAARAVDGDGGGHDVAAGATVPAGREGDFIEHADRLIGDQLDA is encoded by the coding sequence ATGGCAGGTCCGGTTCCCGAACTCGGGTCACGCGCGACGGCGTGCGCAACGCGCCTGGCCGACGCCGACCGCGTCCTGCTCGCCTCCCACATCGACGCCGACGGGCTCACGAGCGCCGCGGTCGCCGCGAGCGCACTCGAACGGGCGGCGATCCCGTTCGAGGTCGTCTTCGAGAAGCAACTCGACGAGGCCGCCGTCGCGCGGATCGGCGCCGCCGACTACGAGACGGTCTGGTTCACCGACTTCGGCAGCGGCCAGCTCGACGTCATCGACGCCTCCGCCGACGAATGCGGGTTCACGCCGGTGATCGCGGACCACCACCAGCCCGCCGACGTCGACGCCGAGTACCACTGCAACCCGCTCCTCGAGGGGCTCGACGGCGCGAGCGAACTCTCGGGCGCCGGGACGACCTACCTCGTCGCGCGGGCGCTGGCCGACGAAATCGACCGCGCCCCAGCGACCGACGCGATGACCGACGGCGGGACCGTCGCCGCGACCGCCAGGGCGGACAACCGCGATCTGGCCGCCCTCGCCGTCGTCGGCGCCGTCGGCGACATGCAGGCCTCGAGCGGGCAGCTCCGGGGGGCGAACGAGGCGATCGTCGCGGAGGGCGTCGAAGCCGGCGTCCTCGAAACGGCGACCGACCTCGCGCTGTACGGCACGCAGACACGGCCGCTCCCGAAACTGCTCGAGTACGCGACCGACGTCCGCATCCCGGGCATCTCGAACGACCAGTCCGGCGCCGTCCGCTTCCTCGACGGGCTGGACATCGACCTGCGCGAGGACGGCGAGTGGCGTCGCTGGGCCGACCTCGACGCCGCGGAGAAACAGACCGTCGCCAGCGCACTCTTACAGCGCGCGGTCTCGCGGGGCGTTCCGGCCGAGAAGATCGACGGCCTCGTCGGAACCAGCTACCACCTCGCCGCCGAATCGATCGGCACCGAACTCCGCGACGCGAGCGAGTTCTCCACGCTACTCAACGCGACCGCCCGATACGAGCGCGCAGACGTCGGGCTCGCGGTCTGCCTGGGCGATCGGGACGGCGCGCTCGAGCGCGCTCGCTCGCTCCTTCGCTCGCACCGGCGCAACCTCTCGGAGGGGATCGACCTGGTGACGAACGAGGGCGTCACCCCGGCGGAGAACCTCCAGTGGTTCCACGCCGGCGATCGGATCAGGGAGACCATCGTCGGCATCGTCGCCGGCATGGCGCTGGGCAACGCCGGGATCGACCGCGACCGGCCGATCGTCGCCTTCGCCGCAAAACGGGACGAGGCCGACGCCGTGAAGGTCTCCGCCAGAGGGACCCACGCGCTCGTTCGTCGCGGGCTCGACCTCGGCGCCGTCCTCGGCGAGGCCGCCCGTGCAGTCGACGGCGACGGCGGCGGTCACGACGTCGCCGCCGGCGCGACGGTCCCCGCCGGGCGGGAGGGAGACTTCATCGAACACGCCGATCGGTTGATCGGCGACCAGCTCGACGCGTGA
- the hemC gene encoding hydroxymethylbilane synthase: MKSRGTLRLATRGSLLARRQAATVSERLEERRYDVELVTVETTGDQIRDELIHRLGKTGAFVRELDQRVLDGDCDGAVHSLKDVPTEQPSELVTAAVPERAHPGDVLATPDGSTIDELPRGATVGTSSLRRRAELLAARPDLAVEPIRGNVDTRLEKLLAPGLQAEHEARTEAETERNGHAGEEDFEPAFDRTVEEWFDDRPELEKQALGREVDTEYDAVVLARAGLERSGLASAVPFRDLPTQQFVPAPGQGALCVTATDGDTAREIQSAIDHPRSRVEVTVERTILATLGGGCIAPLGIHAVVQGEYVHTAVAVYDRDGETSITATRDLPIETHATAAREFAHELADRGAAELIESARKGEGERDGEAADEGGADGASADDTADGEGTSDTVPDADDLPEGK, encoded by the coding sequence ATGAAATCACGGGGGACGCTACGACTCGCGACGCGAGGGTCCTTGCTCGCCAGGCGGCAAGCGGCGACGGTGAGCGAGCGGCTCGAAGAGCGGCGATACGACGTCGAACTCGTCACCGTCGAGACGACCGGCGACCAGATCCGCGACGAGTTGATCCACCGTCTCGGCAAGACCGGCGCCTTCGTCCGCGAGCTCGACCAGCGCGTCCTCGACGGCGACTGCGACGGCGCCGTCCACTCGCTGAAAGACGTCCCCACCGAACAGCCGTCGGAACTCGTCACCGCCGCCGTCCCCGAGCGGGCCCACCCGGGCGACGTCCTCGCGACGCCCGACGGGTCGACGATCGACGAACTCCCCCGCGGCGCGACCGTCGGCACGTCGAGCCTGCGTCGGCGGGCCGAACTCCTCGCCGCTCGCCCGGACCTCGCGGTCGAACCCATCCGCGGCAACGTCGACACCCGCCTCGAGAAGCTGCTCGCGCCCGGGCTCCAGGCCGAGCACGAGGCGCGAACCGAGGCCGAGACGGAACGGAACGGCCACGCCGGCGAGGAGGACTTCGAGCCCGCGTTCGACCGGACCGTCGAGGAGTGGTTCGACGACCGGCCCGAGCTCGAAAAGCAGGCGCTCGGCCGCGAAGTCGACACCGAGTACGACGCGGTCGTCCTCGCCAGGGCCGGCCTGGAACGCAGCGGCCTCGCGAGCGCCGTCCCGTTCCGGGACCTCCCCACCCAGCAGTTCGTACCCGCTCCCGGCCAGGGCGCCCTCTGCGTGACGGCGACCGACGGCGACACAGCCCGCGAGATCCAGTCGGCGATCGACCACCCGCGCAGCCGCGTCGAGGTCACCGTCGAGCGCACCATCCTCGCGACGCTCGGCGGCGGCTGCATCGCGCCGCTCGGCATCCACGCCGTCGTTCAGGGCGAGTACGTCCACACCGCCGTCGCCGTCTACGACCGCGACGGCGAGACGTCGATCACGGCGACGCGCGACCTGCCGATCGAGACCCACGCCACCGCGGCGCGCGAGTTCGCTCACGAGCTCGCCGATCGCGGCGCCGCCGAGTTGATCGAATCGGCCAGGAAAGGCGAGGGTGAGCGAGACGGAGAGGCGGCGGACGAGGGCGGAGCGGACGGCGCCAGTGCAGACGACACGGCGGACGGCGAAGGGACGAGCGATACCGTGCCGGACGCCGACGACCTGCCGGAGGGAAAGTAG
- a CDS encoding guanosine monophosphate reductase: MDELRTGLSYGDVLVVPQRSGVDSRSNVDLSTNLTDDLELATPLCSAPMDTVTEAETAIAMAEAGGLGTIHRFLTIEEQAAEVREAAAAGATVGAAVGIAGDPIDRTEAVLDAGADCVMVDVAHGHLERCLDAVAELREAFPDVDLVAGNVATTDGVADLADAGADCVKVGIGPGSHCTTRRVAGAGVPQLTAVSDCAEAAAEHGVRTIADGGIRCSGDAVKALLAGADAVMMGSLFAGTAEAPPEVVEIDGSRYKRSRGMATTAANEARTDSDGLPDADEGVEGLTEYTGPLVDVAAEFAAGIRSGLSYAGGHTIEDARDAAEFIRVADSAREREGAHGDHDWETVVVE; encoded by the coding sequence ATGGACGAACTCCGAACCGGACTGTCCTACGGCGACGTGCTGGTCGTCCCGCAGCGATCCGGCGTCGACAGCCGCTCGAACGTCGATCTCTCGACGAATCTGACGGACGACCTCGAACTCGCGACGCCGCTTTGCTCGGCCCCGATGGACACCGTCACCGAGGCCGAGACGGCGATCGCGATGGCGGAGGCCGGCGGGTTGGGGACGATCCACCGCTTTCTGACGATCGAGGAACAGGCCGCCGAGGTGCGCGAGGCGGCCGCCGCCGGGGCGACCGTCGGCGCGGCAGTCGGCATCGCCGGCGACCCGATCGACCGAACCGAGGCGGTCCTCGACGCCGGCGCCGACTGCGTGATGGTCGACGTCGCCCACGGCCACCTCGAGCGCTGTCTCGACGCGGTGGCCGAGCTCCGCGAAGCGTTCCCCGACGTCGACCTCGTCGCGGGCAACGTCGCCACGACGGACGGCGTCGCCGACCTGGCCGACGCGGGGGCCGACTGCGTCAAGGTCGGCATCGGCCCGGGCTCGCACTGCACCACGCGGCGCGTCGCGGGGGCCGGCGTCCCCCAGCTGACCGCCGTCTCCGACTGCGCCGAGGCGGCCGCCGAGCACGGCGTCCGGACGATCGCCGACGGCGGCATCCGCTGTTCGGGCGACGCCGTGAAGGCCCTGCTCGCCGGCGCCGACGCCGTCATGATGGGGAGCCTGTTCGCCGGCACCGCCGAGGCGCCGCCCGAGGTCGTCGAGATCGACGGGAGCCGATACAAGCGATCGCGGGGCATGGCGACGACGGCGGCGAACGAGGCTCGCACCGACAGCGACGGACTTCCCGACGCCGACGAGGGCGTCGAAGGGCTCACCGAGTACACGGGCCCGCTCGTCGACGTCGCCGCCGAGTTCGCGGCCGGCATCCGCTCGGGATTGAGCTACGCCGGCGGACACACCATCGAGGACGCCCGCGACGCCGCCGAATTCATCCGCGTCGCCGACAGCGCGCGCGAGCGCGAAGGCGCCCACGGCGATCACGACTGGGAGACCGTCGTCGTTGAGTAG
- a CDS encoding arylamine N-acetyltransferase family protein, with protein sequence MTDANAATDEGRPTGLAIEPYLSRLGLDPDPVPQPTRETLERLQRAHVLTVPFENLAIVGDPRGDSAPAGVSLDPAAWFEKLVERERGGYCFECNGLFHHLLGGLGFDVDRVAACIVSDDDPPWPANHHANLVHLDRSYVVDVGMGTPPMRRPTPLDGATVADDVGVSWRVVESDRPDATHRTEYRAPGEDAWTVRYRFETEPRDLSYFEPANDHLQRAPESSFTGDPIASIATADGYAKLAGLTLTRFDGGEKRERTVDEAERDRLLSSTFGLSAPS encoded by the coding sequence ATGACGGACGCGAACGCTGCGACCGACGAGGGGCGACCGACCGGACTCGCGATCGAACCCTACCTGTCGCGTCTCGGACTCGACCCGGACCCGGTCCCCCAACCGACGCGCGAGACGCTGGAACGGCTCCAGCGGGCGCACGTGCTGACGGTGCCGTTCGAGAACCTCGCGATCGTCGGCGATCCCCGCGGCGATAGCGCCCCTGCCGGCGTCTCGCTCGACCCGGCGGCGTGGTTCGAGAAGCTCGTCGAGCGCGAGCGCGGCGGCTACTGCTTCGAGTGCAACGGCCTGTTCCACCACCTGCTGGGCGGACTCGGGTTCGACGTCGACCGCGTCGCGGCCTGTATCGTCTCGGACGACGACCCGCCGTGGCCGGCGAATCACCACGCGAACCTGGTCCACCTCGATCGGTCGTACGTGGTCGACGTCGGGATGGGGACGCCGCCGATGCGCCGGCCGACGCCGCTCGACGGCGCGACGGTGGCCGACGACGTCGGCGTCTCCTGGCGGGTCGTCGAGAGCGACCGTCCGGACGCCACGCACCGGACCGAGTATCGAGCGCCGGGCGAGGACGCCTGGACCGTCCGATACCGCTTCGAGACCGAACCGCGGGACCTGTCGTACTTCGAACCGGCCAACGACCACCTCCAGCGCGCCCCCGAGTCGTCGTTCACCGGCGACCCGATCGCCTCGATCGCCACCGCGGACGGCTACGCGAAGCTCGCGGGGCTGACGCTGACGCGGTTCGACGGGGGCGAGAAACGCGAGCGGACGGTGGACGAGGCGGAGCGCGATCGGCTACTCTCGTCGACGTTCGGGCTGTCGGCGCCGTCGTGA
- a CDS encoding NifU family protein codes for MSTETQEEDDLEERVANFLRRNFPQIQMHGGSAAIQDIDRESGEVSIALGGACSGCGISPMTIQAIKSRMVKEIPEITKVNASTGMDGGSGMGGGAPSPSFPGETVDDGEDDEGPQAPF; via the coding sequence ATGAGTACGGAGACACAGGAGGAAGACGACCTCGAAGAGCGCGTCGCCAACTTCTTGCGACGCAATTTCCCGCAAATCCAGATGCACGGCGGCAGCGCCGCGATCCAGGACATCGACCGCGAGAGCGGCGAGGTCTCGATCGCACTGGGTGGCGCCTGCAGCGGTTGCGGTATCTCGCCCATGACGATCCAGGCGATCAAGAGCCGCATGGTGAAGGAGATCCCGGAGATCACGAAGGTCAACGCCAGCACCGGCATGGACGGCGGTAGCGGCATGGGTGGTGGCGCCCCGAGTCCGTCGTTCCCCGGCGAAACGGTCGACGACGGCGAGGACGACGAAGGCCCGCAGGCCCCCTTCTAA
- a CDS encoding DUF5783 family protein: MTEFDPDQFEDKYANYFPELQQAYKNAFNRMNDQYDSELVHAIDQQVLNESEPVYEGDGEFRVELPDDPYDRLQGVLVDEDRFEQLLELHVEEIERELARVFDFA; encoded by the coding sequence ATGACCGAGTTCGACCCGGACCAATTCGAGGACAAGTACGCGAACTACTTCCCGGAGCTCCAGCAGGCGTACAAGAACGCGTTCAACCGAATGAACGACCAGTACGACTCCGAGCTGGTCCACGCGATCGACCAGCAAGTGCTGAACGAGAGCGAACCCGTCTACGAGGGCGACGGCGAGTTCCGCGTCGAGCTACCGGACGATCCGTACGATCGGTTGCAGGGCGTGCTCGTCGACGAAGACCGGTTCGAGCAGCTACTGGAGCTCCACGTCGAGGAGATCGAACGGGAACTGGCCCGCGTCTTCGACTTCGCGTGA
- a CDS encoding TVP38/TMEM64 family protein: MGIFSSRRDRWRALGLLCLLALAFGALYFLVREFAPFVFDADAFRSWIDGFGVLAPLVFVFVQALQVVVAPIPGQVLAFAAGYVFGPVAGTVYSLTGVLIGSAVAFSIAKRFGRGFVESILHDDVVARFDGFVDTVGIPGLLAFVLVPGLPDDAICFLAGLTKWSLRTFLLVIAVGRLPAYVFTVYAGGEFANGRITYAFAIVAIIVLASVVGYRRQETIRNVVERLELRLPL, from the coding sequence ATGGGTATCTTCTCGTCCCGACGGGATCGATGGCGCGCTCTGGGACTGCTCTGTCTCCTCGCGCTCGCGTTCGGGGCCTTGTATTTCCTCGTGCGTGAATTCGCGCCGTTCGTCTTCGACGCCGACGCCTTCCGTTCCTGGATCGACGGCTTCGGCGTACTGGCGCCGCTCGTCTTCGTCTTCGTCCAGGCGCTGCAGGTCGTCGTCGCGCCGATCCCGGGGCAGGTCCTCGCGTTCGCGGCCGGCTACGTGTTCGGTCCAGTCGCCGGGACCGTCTACAGTTTGACCGGCGTCCTCATCGGTAGCGCCGTCGCGTTCTCGATCGCCAAGCGCTTCGGTCGGGGCTTCGTCGAGAGCATCCTTCACGACGACGTCGTCGCTCGATTCGACGGATTCGTCGACACCGTCGGGATTCCGGGCCTGCTCGCGTTCGTCCTCGTTCCGGGGCTCCCCGACGACGCGATCTGTTTCCTGGCGGGGTTGACGAAGTGGTCGCTGCGAACGTTCCTGCTCGTAATCGCGGTCGGTCGACTGCCGGCGTACGTCTTTACGGTGTACGCGGGCGGGGAATTCGCCAACGGACGGATCACGTACGCGTTCGCTATCGTCGCGATCATCGTTCTGGCGTCGGTCGTCGGTTACCGACGCCAGGAGACGATCCGCAACGTCGTCGAGCGACTCGAACTCCGACTGCCGCTGTGA
- a CDS encoding DUF5518 domain-containing protein translates to MTDWRAVIVGFLVMTVASILGLSLPVFGQLAAGLLGGFVAGFMAGGGLGRGAWHGTLAGGLGAIVTGVILALAVGIGGLALGPVGAVVGGVAGLAILFVAIAVAFVMAIESAIAGAIGGAIAE, encoded by the coding sequence ATGACAGACTGGCGCGCCGTGATCGTCGGCTTTCTCGTCATGACCGTCGCCTCGATCCTGGGGTTGTCGCTTCCGGTCTTCGGCCAGCTGGCCGCGGGCCTGCTCGGCGGGTTCGTCGCCGGGTTTATGGCCGGCGGCGGGCTCGGACGCGGCGCCTGGCACGGCACCCTGGCTGGCGGCCTGGGCGCGATCGTCACCGGCGTGATCCTCGCGCTGGCCGTTGGGATCGGCGGCCTGGCACTCGGCCCCGTCGGCGCGGTCGTGGGCGGCGTCGCCGGCCTCGCCATCCTCTTCGTCGCGATCGCGGTCGCGTTCGTGATGGCCATCGAGAGCGCGATCGCCGGCGCGATCGGCGGCGCCATCGCGGAGTGA
- a CDS encoding sulfurtransferase, which yields MTNHETDALVTADWVEDRLDEFRSDDPAYRLLEVNNPTVTADSEYTPYEDGHIPGATFFDWDADLSDPVTRDILDKEAFEKLNGEAGITEDSTVVLYGGGRVPNWFALFAYWEYKYFGHDDVRVIDGGKPYWVDNDYPLTTDVTEFSSQEYTAAGPFEHIRAYREDVEQAVDSGVPLVDVRSPEEFTGEVIAPEGLQETAQRGGHIPGAKNVPTTSVLNDDGTFKSADELRQLYADVGINEDQSVVTYCRVGERSSIEWYVLAELLGFEDVQNYDGSWTEWGNLVRQPIETGEAQ from the coding sequence ATGACGAACCACGAGACCGACGCGCTCGTCACGGCCGACTGGGTCGAGGATCGCCTCGACGAGTTCCGGTCGGACGACCCGGCGTACCGCCTGCTCGAAGTGAACAACCCGACGGTTACGGCCGACTCCGAGTACACGCCCTACGAGGACGGTCACATTCCCGGCGCGACGTTCTTCGACTGGGACGCGGACCTGAGCGACCCGGTCACGCGCGACATCCTCGACAAAGAGGCGTTCGAGAAACTCAACGGCGAGGCGGGCATCACCGAGGACTCGACGGTCGTCCTCTACGGCGGCGGGCGCGTCCCCAACTGGTTCGCGCTCTTTGCCTACTGGGAGTACAAGTACTTCGGCCACGACGACGTCCGCGTGATCGACGGCGGGAAGCCCTACTGGGTCGATAACGACTACCCGCTGACCACCGACGTCACCGAGTTCTCCTCCCAGGAGTACACCGCCGCCGGACCGTTCGAACACATCCGCGCCTACCGCGAGGACGTCGAACAGGCCGTCGACTCCGGCGTCCCGCTGGTCGACGTGCGCTCGCCCGAGGAGTTCACCGGCGAGGTCATCGCGCCCGAGGGCCTCCAGGAGACCGCCCAGCGCGGCGGCCACATCCCCGGCGCGAAGAACGTCCCGACGACGTCCGTCCTGAACGACGACGGCACGTTCAAGAGTGCCGACGAACTGCGCCAGCTCTACGCCGACGTCGGCATCAACGAGGACCAGTCCGTCGTCACCTACTGCCGGGTCGGCGAGCGCTCCTCGATCGAGTGGTACGTCCTCGCGGAACTGCTCGGCTTCGAGGACGTCCAGAACTATGACGGCTCCTGGACCGAGTGGGGCAACCTCGTCCGCCAGCCGATCGAGACCGGCGAGGCGCAGTGA
- a CDS encoding NOG1 family protein yields the protein MIFEDLPTTPTSEELIDKAFSRAARSGRAKQGLEAQQSMLQTAGNIISDNLENVVTAWPDFEYDVSPFYLELAGAILADVTLGPEAVADEEDERTGVDGLRQALSRVSWAARQTEEIQREYQSKLRKTDVDTARKHRKQAFARLADVVEQVDVDLRAINDARNALRDLPEINPDEPTIVVAGYPNVGKSSFVNSVTRARGETASYPFTTKGVGVGHLERDHIRYQVVDTPGLLDRPPEERNEIESQAASAVEHLADCVLVFLDPSGAAGYPIESQLELRDAIVAQFESVDVPVLTVANKVDRFDPGDDAVPELDADYLLSVETGENVEAVLDAAVEAIGYEPELPFEG from the coding sequence ATGATTTTCGAGGACCTTCCGACGACGCCGACGTCGGAAGAGCTGATCGACAAGGCGTTCTCGCGGGCCGCGCGGTCCGGACGGGCCAAGCAGGGGCTGGAGGCCCAGCAGTCGATGCTGCAGACTGCGGGCAACATCATCTCCGACAACCTGGAGAACGTCGTCACGGCGTGGCCGGACTTCGAGTACGACGTCTCGCCGTTCTACCTGGAACTGGCGGGGGCCATCCTCGCCGACGTGACGCTTGGACCGGAGGCGGTCGCCGACGAGGAGGACGAGCGCACCGGCGTCGACGGTCTCCGCCAGGCGCTCTCGCGGGTCTCCTGGGCGGCCAGGCAGACCGAGGAGATCCAGCGCGAGTACCAGTCGAAGCTGCGCAAGACCGACGTCGACACCGCGCGCAAGCACCGCAAGCAGGCATTCGCCCGCCTGGCCGACGTCGTCGAGCAGGTCGACGTCGACCTCCGGGCGATCAACGACGCGCGCAACGCGCTCCGGGACCTGCCGGAGATCAATCCCGACGAGCCCACGATCGTCGTGGCGGGCTACCCCAACGTCGGCAAGTCCTCGTTCGTCAACAGCGTGACCCGGGCCCGCGGCGAGACGGCGAGCTACCCGTTCACCACGAAGGGTGTCGGCGTCGGCCACCTCGAACGCGATCACATCCGCTACCAGGTGGTCGACACGCCAGGCCTCCTCGACCGCCCGCCGGAGGAACGAAACGAGATCGAATCGCAGGCCGCAAGCGCCGTCGAGCACCTCGCCGACTGCGTGCTCGTCTTCCTCGACCCGAGCGGCGCGGCCGGCTACCCGATCGAGTCCCAGCTCGAACTCCGCGACGCCATCGTCGCCCAGTTCGAGTCGGTCGACGTCCCCGTCCTCACCGTCGCGAACAAGGTCGATCGGTTCGACCCGGGCGACGATGCGGTCCCCGAACTCGACGCCGACTACCTGCTGAGCGTCGAGACGGGCGAAAACGTCGAGGCGGTGCTCGACGCCGCCGTCGAGGCCATCGGCTACGAACCCGAACTGCCGTTCGAGGGGTGA
- a CDS encoding CapA family protein, which produces MTPTRRRFVSTAGLTAGATALAGCALPRSDRTEPGRSDRATTWIGFAGDAMLGRNLDDRYGSPAVDPAAVWSDLRPRLESLDAVCCNLECCLSTRGERFPDRAYYFRADPAWAVPALDAGNVRCTALANNHLLDFGPVALRDTVAALDDAGIANAGAGETPAAVYEPATFAAGDATAAAVSFADHYAEYGVREDRPGTAYVESDPANERTRRIVREAIERALTLDPDLLVASVHLGPNWVVYPDDDLAAFHRWLIELGADLVHGHSAHVVQGVERYRDGLILHDTGDIVDDYVIKDDLRNDRTFLFEVGLAEDGAPVECRLVPAVIEDETVRRAASGEAAWLRETMRERSAPFGTTYERDGEHLVLAL; this is translated from the coding sequence ATGACACCGACCCGACGACGATTCGTCTCGACCGCCGGCCTCACCGCGGGAGCGACCGCCCTCGCCGGCTGTGCGCTCCCGCGGAGCGATCGGACTGAACCAGGCCGATCCGACCGAGCGACGACGTGGATCGGCTTCGCCGGCGACGCGATGCTTGGACGGAATCTCGACGACCGCTACGGCTCGCCAGCGGTCGACCCGGCAGCGGTCTGGAGCGACCTGCGGCCCCGGCTCGAATCGCTCGACGCCGTCTGCTGCAATCTCGAGTGCTGTCTCTCGACGCGCGGCGAGCGGTTCCCCGATCGCGCGTACTACTTCCGGGCTGACCCCGCGTGGGCCGTTCCCGCACTCGACGCGGGCAACGTTCGCTGCACCGCGCTCGCGAACAACCACCTGCTCGACTTCGGGCCCGTCGCCCTCCGCGACACGGTCGCGGCGCTCGACGACGCCGGCATCGCGAACGCGGGTGCCGGCGAGACGCCCGCCGCCGTCTACGAACCGGCGACGTTCGCCGCCGGCGACGCCACCGCGGCCGCGGTCTCGTTCGCCGACCACTACGCCGAGTACGGCGTTCGCGAGGACCGGCCCGGGACGGCCTACGTCGAATCCGATCCGGCGAACGAGCGGACCCGGCGGATCGTTCGCGAGGCCATCGAGCGCGCGCTGACGCTCGATCCGGACCTGCTGGTCGCGTCGGTCCACCTCGGACCGAACTGGGTCGTCTACCCGGACGACGACCTCGCCGCGTTCCACCGCTGGCTGATCGAACTCGGCGCGGACCTCGTCCACGGCCACAGCGCCCACGTCGTCCAGGGCGTCGAACGCTATCGCGACGGGCTGATCCTCCACGATACGGGCGACATCGTCGACGACTACGTGATCAAGGACGACCTCCGAAACGACCGGACGTTCCTCTTCGAGGTCGGCCTCGCCGAGGACGGCGCCCCGGTCGAATGCCGCCTCGTCCCTGCCGTCATCGAGGACGAGACGGTCAGGCGAGCCGCGAGCGGCGAAGCCGCCTGGCTCCGCGAAACGATGCGCGAGCGCTCGGCTCCCTTCGGAACGACCTACGAACGCGACGGCGAGCACCTCGTCCTCGCGCTCTGA
- a CDS encoding uroporphyrinogen-III synthase translates to MTDSRPRVAVFRPDDERIERAANRLEALGAEPVPDPMLAVEPTGAAPRTGADYTVLTSKTGVECAAEAGWHPDGTTICAIGPATADVLREHDYPVDLVPGEYTSSGLVDALRGEYDLDGASVEVARSDHGSQVLLDGLEAAGATVTETVLYRLVRPANSGESAELAARGDLDAACFTSSLTVEHFLEAAAERGVRDAVADALDDLVVSAIGEPTAETAVETGIDVDLVASEATFETLARETVDVLGERDRS, encoded by the coding sequence ATGACCGACAGCCGGCCGCGCGTCGCGGTCTTTCGCCCCGACGACGAGCGGATCGAGCGCGCCGCGAACCGCCTCGAAGCGCTCGGCGCGGAGCCCGTTCCCGATCCGATGCTGGCGGTCGAGCCGACCGGCGCCGCGCCGCGGACGGGCGCCGACTACACCGTCCTGACCAGCAAGACCGGCGTCGAGTGCGCCGCCGAGGCGGGCTGGCACCCGGACGGGACCACTATCTGTGCGATCGGGCCCGCCACCGCCGACGTCCTGCGCGAGCACGACTACCCGGTCGACCTCGTCCCCGGGGAGTACACGTCGAGCGGCCTCGTCGACGCGTTGCGGGGCGAGTACGACCTCGACGGGGCCAGCGTCGAAGTCGCTCGAAGCGACCACGGCAGCCAGGTGCTACTCGACGGGCTCGAAGCCGCCGGCGCGACCGTCACCGAGACCGTCCTGTATCGCCTCGTCCGACCGGCTAACAGCGGCGAGTCGGCCGAGCTGGCCGCCCGCGGCGACCTCGACGCCGCCTGCTTCACGTCGTCGCTGACGGTCGAACACTTCCTCGAAGCCGCCGCCGAACGCGGCGTCCGGGACGCGGTAGCCGACGCGCTCGACGACCTCGTGGTGAGTGCGATCGGCGAGCCGACCGCCGAGACCGCAGTCGAGACGGGTATCGACGTCGACCTGGTGGCGAGCGAGGCGACGTTCGAGACGCTGGCGCGAGAGACCGTCGACGTGCTCGGAGAACGGGACCGGTCCTGA